The Leadbettera azotonutricia ZAS-9 genome has a window encoding:
- a CDS encoding Wadjet anti-phage system protein JetD domain-containing protein, whose amino-acid sequence MTTWEDHILNAFIERYPFSVSAKVNSADFPAANHRLRIPAAKIFPGFDNAPPDEKESFLDAVESLETQGFVSLVWARHRKGELLSAIVCLDMEKLYQLRKRLSPKAAAEEAREAAEQIVSPNDTLGAFFAFLANGITALDAAKGINAESVHDLAKLFTAISKPINLTLRALSVSLYNDSKRLEALINSFKTIFARAEKQGISIPEFSFLDRSFPETSIAGKIIINIEDSRPLANENGVILILPLITIQKIRSITGYCSVPAAGKSPSVLMIENKETFFTLAASSHKYTCLLYIGGHPNRAVRALAKVLAKSGFAFFHAGDLDPEGILILQELQDIAGQTVTPVCMDASTFDGYLQHGRKLEPSMLKRISLIKDETRALPGIRELIQRIETSGKGIEQEIIEYKPWTLD is encoded by the coding sequence ATGACCACCTGGGAAGATCATATACTCAACGCCTTTATAGAGCGTTACCCTTTTTCGGTCTCCGCCAAAGTCAATAGCGCGGATTTTCCTGCGGCAAACCATAGGCTGCGTATTCCTGCCGCAAAAATCTTCCCCGGCTTTGATAACGCCCCGCCTGACGAAAAGGAATCTTTCCTCGACGCTGTGGAATCCCTTGAGACACAAGGGTTCGTCTCCCTTGTCTGGGCACGCCACAGAAAAGGCGAGCTGCTTTCCGCCATTGTCTGCCTCGACATGGAAAAGCTTTATCAATTAAGAAAAAGGCTTTCGCCTAAAGCCGCTGCGGAAGAGGCACGGGAAGCGGCGGAACAAATCGTTTCACCCAATGATACCTTGGGCGCTTTTTTCGCTTTCCTTGCCAATGGCATCACAGCCCTTGATGCCGCCAAGGGGATCAATGCAGAATCGGTGCACGATTTGGCAAAACTCTTTACGGCAATTTCCAAACCCATAAACCTTACCCTTCGCGCCCTGTCAGTCTCGCTTTATAATGATTCCAAAAGGCTCGAAGCCCTTATTAATTCATTCAAGACGATTTTTGCCAGGGCAGAAAAACAGGGAATATCCATTCCTGAATTTTCGTTTCTTGACCGTTCCTTTCCTGAAACTTCCATAGCCGGAAAAATTATCATCAATATTGAAGATTCTCGGCCCCTGGCCAATGAAAACGGCGTAATACTCATCCTGCCCCTTATCACCATTCAAAAAATCAGATCCATAACAGGCTATTGCTCCGTACCCGCCGCAGGTAAATCTCCCTCGGTATTAATGATAGAAAACAAGGAAACGTTCTTTACCCTTGCCGCCTCTTCGCACAAATACACCTGCCTGCTCTATATTGGCGGCCATCCCAACAGGGCGGTACGCGCCCTGGCAAAGGTTCTTGCAAAATCGGGCTTTGCTTTCTTCCATGCAGGCGACCTTGACCCCGAGGGCATACTCATTTTGCAGGAGCTTCAGGATATAGCAGGCCAAACCGTAACGCCCGTATGCATGGATGCCTCAACCTTCGATGGGTATCTTCAGCATGGCAGGAAGCTTGAGCCGTCCATGCTGAAGCGTATCAGCCTGATAAAAGACGAAACCCGCGCCCTTCCGGGCATACGGGAGCTTATCCAAAGAATTGAAACAAGCGGCAAAGGGATCGAGCAGGAGATTATTGAATACAAGCCCTGGACTCTTGACTAA
- a CDS encoding TetR/AcrR family transcriptional regulator, which yields MGQKRGLNKETILSAALLITESEGFENLSLQNLAAALEVKPPSLYNHVAGLDDIRVQVAQSALEQMEKSIRDRVVGRSHEKAIREIAAAYRDFARKHPQLYKVLSIIARIDDGELRETAHSLQNTFRRILEPYRLIPRDETHFIRFMRSSLHGFVSLEAMGFFRHGRGVNKDLSFIEMTNMFIDILKSYTNRKHP from the coding sequence ATGGGGCAAAAACGCGGCCTGAATAAAGAAACGATTCTCTCTGCTGCGCTGCTGATTACCGAATCAGAAGGCTTTGAAAATTTAAGCCTGCAAAACCTGGCAGCAGCCCTTGAGGTGAAACCGCCGTCCCTGTATAACCATGTCGCCGGTCTGGACGACATACGGGTACAGGTTGCCCAATCGGCTCTTGAGCAGATGGAAAAAAGCATACGCGACCGGGTTGTGGGCCGCTCTCATGAGAAGGCGATCAGGGAAATTGCAGCCGCTTATCGTGATTTTGCCAGGAAACACCCTCAATTGTATAAAGTTCTCTCAATTATTGCCCGGATAGACGATGGAGAATTACGGGAAACAGCCCATTCCCTGCAAAACACCTTTCGCAGGATATTGGAACCTTACCGATTGATACCCCGGGACGAAACACATTTTATCCGCTTTATGCGCAGCAGCCTCCATGGTTTCGTATCCCTCGAGGCCATGGGGTTTTTCCGGCATGGCAGGGGGGTAAACAAGGATTTGAGCTTTATCGAAATGACCAACATGTTTATCGATATACTCAAGAGTTATACAAATAGGAAGCACCCATGA
- a CDS encoding MATE family efflux transporter — protein MNTDEQNQKFLKMTTAPVGRLITSLAIPSILIMLITSIYNMTDTFFVSFLGTSATAAVGVAFPLMAVIQAVGFFFGHGTGNYIARELGAQHYKNASKMAATGFYSAFIAGAVLACFGSLGLDPLVRLLGATDTILPFGRDYLRFILIGAPFMMCSLMQNNLLRYQGSSFNGMIGMVGGAVINMGLDPLFIFVFHWGIAGASLATCLSQVVSFGLLFIGSTKKDNVRIQLKYFSPSIANYKEMVRGGLPSLVRQGIASVSGIFMNNFAGSFGDEAIAALTIVQRVFNMAGSLVGGIGQGFQPVCGFNYGAKLYKRVKEGFRFSFLAMTIPLIPLGLLGFVFAPQIIALFRPDDLLLIKIGTQAFRFQCSTILFLGWITINNMMMQTMGKAFKASLLAFARQGLFMLPLLFILTPIFGLTGILASQPAADIATFALSIPLSASVFKEMKE, from the coding sequence ATGAACACAGATGAACAAAATCAGAAATTCCTCAAAATGACCACCGCTCCTGTGGGACGGCTTATTACGAGTCTTGCCATCCCCTCGATTTTAATAATGCTGATTACCTCAATTTACAACATGACGGATACATTTTTCGTAAGCTTCCTGGGGACCAGCGCCACAGCGGCAGTGGGCGTTGCCTTCCCCCTTATGGCGGTGATACAGGCTGTCGGATTTTTCTTCGGTCATGGAACGGGGAATTACATAGCCCGGGAACTGGGCGCACAGCACTACAAAAACGCTTCCAAAATGGCTGCCACAGGTTTTTATTCAGCCTTTATTGCAGGCGCGGTCCTGGCATGCTTTGGCTCTTTAGGTTTAGACCCTCTTGTCCGCCTGCTCGGCGCTACGGATACCATACTCCCCTTTGGGCGCGACTACCTGCGTTTCATCCTTATCGGCGCCCCTTTTATGATGTGTTCCCTGATGCAGAACAACCTTCTGCGCTATCAGGGCAGTTCTTTTAACGGCATGATTGGCATGGTAGGCGGGGCGGTTATCAATATGGGCCTGGACCCGCTGTTCATTTTCGTATTCCATTGGGGGATTGCAGGGGCTTCCCTTGCAACGTGCTTAAGCCAGGTTGTCAGTTTCGGCCTCCTCTTTATAGGCTCAACCAAAAAAGACAATGTGCGCATACAATTAAAATACTTTTCCCCCAGCATCGCAAACTATAAAGAAATGGTAAGAGGCGGCCTTCCGTCCCTGGTGCGCCAGGGCATAGCAAGCGTGTCAGGCATATTCATGAATAATTTTGCCGGTTCTTTTGGCGATGAAGCAATTGCGGCCCTTACCATTGTGCAGCGGGTGTTCAACATGGCCGGCTCCCTGGTCGGCGGCATAGGGCAGGGGTTCCAGCCTGTATGCGGTTTCAATTATGGCGCAAAATTATACAAGCGGGTAAAAGAAGGCTTCCGCTTCTCCTTCCTTGCCATGACCATCCCGCTCATACCCTTGGGCCTTCTCGGCTTTGTCTTTGCCCCCCAAATAATCGCGCTCTTCAGGCCCGACGATCTCCTGCTTATAAAAATCGGGACCCAGGCGTTCCGGTTTCAGTGTTCTACCATACTTTTTTTGGGCTGGATTACTATCAACAATATGATGATGCAGACCATGGGAAAAGCCTTCAAGGCAAGCCTCCTTGCCTTTGCCCGCCAGGGGCTATTTATGTTGCCCCTGCTATTCATTCTGACCCCGATCTTTGGGCTCACCGGCATTCTGGCCAGCCAGCCAGCTGCCGACATTGCGACATTTGCATTATCAATACCCCTCTCTGCCAGTGTTTTTAAAGAGATGAAGGAATAG
- a CDS encoding ATP-binding protein yields MEKKNKKQSPRNLAILATVLCFCGLLAVSFASHDYQSGKGLILLASFFLCIPVIGIYAMTLGSGKIVRSISTDDVTEFYAMQQELINAKEQAEYYNKAKNDFISRISHEMRTPMNGIIGMADLAKIAEDDQHRNHCLNKIGESAQDLLNIINNILDWIKFEHGNFSRAFQECSLPSMLQSLEKLIRSRAEERKQHFTMNVAGDLPDIVLADEAGLRQALINILGNAVKFTTEGGFIDFSVTADKGALHFEIRDTGIGITDELMVRLWDPFEQGNNGINRIYYGVGLGLPIAKGIIESMNGKITVESEPDKGSIFTCTIPLRIPETQGSDKAIEDQAPFENKRFLIVDDVEVNRDILGEMLEETGAIIDSAVNGRDAVEKFCEKKGAYDFLLMDLHMPEMDGFEASRRIRASGLPGATRVPIIAVTADIGGEVMAKCTEAGINDHVGKPIDFMHLIGMISRYLQKHKANILRCA; encoded by the coding sequence ATGGAGAAAAAGAACAAAAAACAGTCCCCCAGGAACCTGGCCATTCTGGCAACCGTCCTCTGCTTCTGCGGCCTTTTGGCTGTGTCTTTTGCAAGCCATGACTACCAAAGCGGAAAGGGTTTAATCCTGTTGGCTTCCTTCTTTTTGTGCATCCCGGTTATCGGGATATATGCCATGACTTTGGGAAGCGGGAAAATTGTCCGCAGTATTTCTACTGATGATGTTACTGAGTTTTATGCCATGCAGCAGGAACTTATCAACGCCAAGGAGCAGGCGGAATATTATAACAAAGCAAAGAACGATTTTATCAGCCGTATAAGCCATGAGATGCGTACCCCGATGAACGGGATAATCGGTATGGCGGATCTTGCGAAAATTGCGGAGGATGATCAGCACCGTAACCATTGCCTTAATAAAATCGGTGAATCTGCCCAGGATCTGCTGAACATAATCAATAATATCCTCGATTGGATTAAATTCGAGCACGGTAACTTTTCACGGGCATTCCAGGAATGCAGCCTGCCTTCCATGCTCCAGTCCCTGGAAAAACTGATCCGGAGCCGCGCGGAAGAAAGAAAGCAGCATTTCACTATGAATGTCGCCGGGGATCTTCCCGATATTGTCCTTGCCGATGAGGCCGGCCTTAGGCAGGCCCTGATCAATATCCTGGGGAACGCGGTGAAGTTTACCACCGAAGGCGGCTTCATCGATTTCTCGGTCACCGCCGACAAAGGGGCGCTCCATTTTGAGATCCGGGATACAGGGATCGGTATTACCGATGAACTGATGGTACGGCTCTGGGACCCCTTTGAGCAGGGAAACAACGGGATAAACCGCATATATTACGGAGTCGGCCTGGGCCTGCCCATTGCCAAGGGCATCATTGAAAGCATGAATGGCAAAATCACGGTCGAATCCGAACCGGATAAGGGCTCGATCTTTACCTGTACCATCCCTCTGAGGATTCCGGAAACCCAAGGCAGCGATAAAGCAATTGAAGATCAGGCGCCTTTTGAAAACAAGCGCTTCCTCATTGTTGACGACGTGGAAGTGAACCGGGATATCCTTGGAGAAATGCTTGAAGAAACCGGGGCCATAATTGATAGCGCGGTGAACGGCCGCGACGCGGTGGAGAAATTCTGCGAGAAGAAAGGCGCCTATGATTTCCTGCTGATGGATCTCCACATGCCGGAAATGGACGGCTTTGAAGCGAGCCGCCGCATCCGCGCATCCGGCCTTCCCGGCGCAACCAGGGTACCCATCATTGCGGTAACCGCCGATATAGGCGGCGAGGTCATGGCCAAATGCACCGAGGCCGGCATAAATGACCATGTCGGGAAGCCCATAGACTTCATGCACCTAATCGGGATGATAAGCCGGTACCTGCAAAAACACAAAGCCAATATTTTGCGTTGTGCCTAA
- a CDS encoding GGDEF domain-containing protein, translating into MPKKGIKLEFLFIIFAALMFGAVSILSLRSIQQQGGNARVVNYAGIVRGRTQKLVKEELRRQPDDVSLNALNTIVEELSFGGPINNLIELPDHVFQENMTEIREKWALLKEQINIVRNGGNDQELYDQSQEYFTLANTAVFNAESYSERQVVRSRSILMGCIVLFIAILGVGVFYVIRMIAVGRRAEALGKLAYIDVLTGLPNRARCERVCQEHDRAKPVENLTVYMFDMNNLKIVNDKLGHQAGDKLIHAFATALRNWADEIGFVGRYGGDEFLAIFDDTSGDEAEEHLLRLEKIVEEYNKNQESKLERISFAGGYRVDNLAISDMEAMILDADRSMYTRKRQMREAMLD; encoded by the coding sequence ATGCCAAAGAAAGGAATTAAACTCGAATTTTTGTTTATCATTTTTGCGGCCCTGATGTTCGGGGCAGTCAGCATTCTGTCCCTGCGATCCATTCAGCAGCAGGGGGGCAACGCGCGAGTGGTAAATTATGCCGGCATTGTCCGGGGCCGTACCCAGAAGCTGGTGAAGGAAGAGCTCCGCAGGCAGCCTGACGATGTTTCCCTCAATGCGCTGAACACCATTGTGGAGGAATTAAGCTTTGGCGGGCCTATCAATAATCTGATTGAGCTGCCCGACCATGTCTTTCAGGAAAACATGACGGAAATCCGTGAAAAGTGGGCATTGCTAAAGGAACAGATCAATATTGTCCGTAACGGCGGGAATGATCAGGAACTGTATGACCAGAGCCAGGAATATTTTACCCTGGCAAATACCGCAGTGTTCAATGCCGAAAGCTACTCGGAGCGTCAGGTGGTTCGATCGCGGTCTATCCTGATGGGCTGCATTGTGTTGTTTATTGCTATCCTGGGTGTGGGCGTTTTTTACGTTATTCGCATGATAGCCGTGGGACGCAGGGCCGAAGCCCTGGGCAAGCTTGCTTACATCGATGTGCTTACCGGCCTCCCCAACAGAGCTCGCTGCGAACGGGTATGCCAGGAGCATGACCGGGCAAAACCTGTAGAAAACCTCACAGTATATATGTTTGATATGAACAATTTGAAAATTGTGAACGATAAATTGGGGCACCAGGCAGGGGATAAGCTTATCCATGCCTTTGCCACTGCCTTGCGCAACTGGGCCGATGAGATTGGCTTTGTAGGCCGTTATGGCGGCGATGAATTCCTGGCGATCTTTGATGATACCAGCGGCGACGAGGCCGAGGAGCATCTTCTCCGGTTGGAAAAAATTGTAGAAGAGTACAATAAAAACCAGGAAAGCAAACTGGAACGCATCAGCTTTGCCGGTGGTTACCGGGTAGACAACCTGGCCATCTCTGACATGGAGGCCATGATCCTGGACGCCGACCGAAGCATGTATACCCGAAAGCGGCAGATGCGGGAGGCGATGCTGGATTAG
- a CDS encoding ATP-binding protein, which yields MTIILGIICIVLLFLLAVIFMRLRKNEQLNRQDDQRRENIEALYKERLKNLEQQSATYAAVFSSIPDLIFTKDLTNHYIQVNKSFELYFNLSHDEVVGKTISELSRPSPKDAELYHKSDLQVINGKVTITVEEPIFSPFLGETRFFEVIKIPLLDKYREVKSVLCIARDITKRREAEAVALEASQAKGNFLSHMSHEIRTPLNAIIGMTRITRDSLGNPEKAAKSIDQVMLASDHLLELLNDVLDMSKIESGKFEIADEPFDLQDILGEVSSIINQRCREKIIHFRINQDRLDGERLQLVGDKLRLKQVLINLLGNAVKFTGQEGRIVLYVDKKGETADSVSLEFAVADDGIGMTEDQMKHLFNAFEQADSTIAGRFGGTGLGLAISRNLIKLMGSDITVESKFNEGTTFRFDLTLRRAGAEAEIGIAEEEAINLDLAGKRILLVEDIEVNRLIITEILSDSRVDIIQAENGQDAVEKFGASPQHFFDLIFMDVQMPVMDGYEAAQAIRGMDREDAAGVPIIAMTANAYQEDINMALAAGMNGHVSKPIDFEKVNKLLYDILVKGEKDYAKERN from the coding sequence TTGACAATCATTCTTGGTATCATTTGTATAGTACTCCTCTTCCTCCTTGCCGTGATTTTTATGCGGCTGCGAAAAAATGAACAGCTGAATCGCCAGGACGATCAACGGAGGGAAAACATTGAAGCCCTGTATAAAGAGCGCCTGAAAAACCTGGAACAGCAGAGCGCCACCTATGCGGCGGTTTTTTCCAGCATACCGGATCTGATTTTTACCAAGGATCTCACCAACCATTATATCCAGGTCAACAAGAGTTTTGAATTGTATTTTAACCTTTCCCATGACGAGGTTGTGGGCAAGACAATCAGTGAACTAAGCAGGCCGAGCCCCAAGGATGCCGAGCTGTACCATAAAAGCGATCTTCAGGTAATTAATGGCAAGGTAACCATAACTGTAGAGGAGCCGATTTTTTCTCCTTTTCTGGGTGAGACACGGTTCTTTGAGGTCATCAAGATTCCGCTTTTGGACAAGTACAGGGAAGTCAAATCGGTATTGTGCATAGCCCGGGACATTACCAAGCGCAGGGAGGCCGAGGCGGTAGCCCTGGAAGCTTCCCAGGCAAAGGGCAACTTCCTTTCGCATATGAGCCACGAAATCCGGACACCTCTGAACGCCATCATCGGTATGACCCGCATCACCCGGGATTCCCTGGGCAATCCGGAAAAGGCGGCTAAATCCATCGACCAGGTGATGCTGGCGTCGGACCATCTCCTGGAACTCCTGAATGATGTGCTGGATATGTCAAAGATCGAGAGCGGGAAATTTGAAATAGCCGACGAACCTTTCGATTTGCAGGATATCCTGGGAGAAGTTTCCAGCATTATCAATCAGCGCTGCCGGGAAAAGATCATCCATTTCAGGATCAATCAGGACAGGCTGGACGGGGAGCGGCTTCAGCTCGTGGGCGACAAGCTGCGGCTCAAGCAGGTGCTTATCAATCTTTTGGGCAATGCGGTCAAGTTTACCGGACAGGAAGGGCGGATCGTCCTGTATGTCGATAAGAAAGGGGAAACTGCCGATTCGGTGTCCCTGGAGTTTGCAGTCGCCGATGATGGCATTGGGATGACGGAAGATCAGATGAAGCATCTCTTCAATGCCTTTGAACAGGCAGACAGCACCATCGCCGGCCGTTTCGGCGGCACCGGCCTTGGTCTTGCCATAAGCCGGAACCTGATAAAGCTCATGGGCAGCGACATTACGGTGGAAAGCAAGTTCAATGAAGGGACTACTTTCCGCTTTGATCTGACCCTGCGCCGGGCTGGGGCTGAAGCTGAAATCGGGATCGCCGAAGAAGAAGCGATCAATCTGGATCTGGCAGGGAAGCGCATACTTCTGGTAGAAGATATCGAAGTGAACCGCTTGATTATCACCGAAATATTATCCGATTCCCGGGTAGATATAATTCAGGCGGAGAATGGGCAGGACGCGGTAGAAAAATTCGGCGCATCCCCCCAGCATTTTTTCGATTTGATCTTTATGGATGTTCAAATGCCGGTTATGGATGGATACGAGGCAGCCCAGGCTATACGCGGCATGGATAGGGAAGATGCCGCCGGAGTGCCAATAATCGCCATGACCGCGAACGCCTATCAGGAGGATATAAATATGGCGCTGGCAGCCGGCATGAACGGACATGTTTCAAAGCCAATAGATTTTGAAAAGGTTAACAAGCTTTTATATGATATTTTGGTAAAAGGAGAAAAGGACTATGCCAAAGAAAGGAATTAA
- a CDS encoding permease, protein MAEALNREFVYLWYYFSIQLEQIAGYYVLGIVLGSAISVFGKEKIHALFTALGKKKLGIFGVVPASLIGIASPLCMYGTIPIAASFSEKGMRDDWLASFIMCSILLNPQLIIYSIALGKTAVIVRFVSCFLCGIAAGVLIRILHKDKGFFDFSGFTETASRDTDPNPLLRFLKNILRNIKATGLYFLIGIALSAVFQRYVPPDGFAALFGSKRGFGVLMAATIGVPLYACGGGTIPLLMQWLDSGMTMGAASAFMITGPATKITNLGAVKIVLGMKRFIIYILFSIVFAYLTGIVIDLII, encoded by the coding sequence ATGGCCGAAGCATTAAATCGCGAGTTTGTCTATCTCTGGTATTATTTCAGTATCCAGTTAGAGCAGATAGCCGGATACTATGTCCTGGGCATAGTATTGGGGTCCGCAATATCAGTCTTCGGGAAAGAAAAGATCCACGCCCTTTTCACCGCCCTGGGCAAAAAAAAGCTTGGCATATTCGGGGTAGTTCCTGCAAGCCTCATCGGCATTGCTTCGCCTCTTTGTATGTACGGAACTATCCCCATAGCCGCCTCATTTTCAGAGAAGGGAATGAGGGATGACTGGCTCGCATCATTTATAATGTGTTCAATACTGCTGAATCCACAGCTCATCATTTACAGTATCGCACTTGGAAAAACCGCAGTAATAGTGCGTTTTGTTTCCTGCTTTTTGTGCGGCATCGCAGCAGGAGTACTCATTCGTATTTTGCATAAAGATAAGGGGTTTTTTGATTTTTCGGGGTTCACGGAAACTGCAAGCCGCGACACCGACCCAAATCCCCTGCTGCGGTTTTTAAAAAACATTTTGCGGAATATCAAGGCAACCGGCCTCTATTTCCTTATCGGTATAGCCCTCTCGGCCGTGTTCCAGCGTTATGTGCCGCCAGACGGCTTTGCGGCCCTTTTCGGAAGCAAGCGGGGCTTCGGCGTCCTTATGGCGGCAACAATAGGCGTCCCCCTCTATGCCTGCGGCGGCGGAACTATCCCCCTCCTCATGCAGTGGCTGGATTCCGGCATGACCATGGGCGCTGCCTCTGCATTCATGATAACAGGCCCTGCCACTAAAATTACCAATTTAGGGGCAGTCAAAATCGTTTTAGGCATGAAACGGTTTATCATCTATATTTTATTCTCTATTGTTTTTGCATATCTTACGGGAATTGTAATCGACTTAATTATTTAA
- a CDS encoding sodium ion-translocating decarboxylase subunit beta, with protein MDFLFNNFDAVSWKNIVMYAVGIVLIYLAIKKEYEPALLLPMGFGAILVNLPLSGVVNQIMPGIGETSGVIEWLFNTGIHASEAMPLLLFVGIGAMIDFSPLLTKPVYFLFGAGAHFGIFASIALATLLGFDMKDAASIGIIGAADGPTTILVSQVLRSNYLGAIAVTAYSYMALVPIIQPFAIRLVTTKKERLIRMEPIASSEAPKLLKIVFPILTTVIVGFIAPAAAALIGFLMFGNLVRECGVLKSLSDTAQKELTNIITLLLGITIAFTMQADGFITVDTIKIMAIGLFAFIFDTIGGVFFAKFINIFLKKKVNPMIGAAGISAFPMSARVIQKMALKEDPQNIFLMHAVSANVSGQIASVIASGLVLSLITKFI; from the coding sequence ATGGATTTTTTGTTTAATAATTTTGACGCTGTCTCATGGAAAAATATCGTCATGTACGCGGTCGGGATTGTCCTTATTTACCTTGCGATAAAGAAGGAATACGAGCCTGCCCTGCTCTTGCCCATGGGTTTTGGCGCGATTTTGGTCAACTTGCCCCTGAGCGGCGTGGTAAACCAGATTATGCCGGGCATAGGGGAAACCTCAGGGGTCATAGAATGGCTTTTTAATACGGGCATTCATGCGTCCGAGGCCATGCCCCTTCTCCTCTTTGTTGGCATTGGGGCGATGATAGATTTTTCGCCCCTGTTAACGAAGCCTGTCTACTTCCTGTTCGGCGCAGGCGCCCATTTTGGTATTTTCGCGTCGATTGCCCTGGCAACTTTGCTTGGCTTCGATATGAAGGATGCGGCATCCATCGGCATAATCGGGGCGGCCGACGGCCCCACCACCATTCTGGTTTCCCAGGTTCTCAGGTCGAACTACCTTGGGGCAATAGCGGTCACCGCCTATTCCTACATGGCCCTGGTGCCCATCATTCAGCCCTTCGCCATCAGGCTGGTCACCACCAAAAAAGAGCGCCTCATCAGGATGGAGCCTATTGCTTCATCCGAGGCGCCAAAGCTCCTAAAGATCGTGTTCCCCATTCTGACGACCGTAATTGTCGGCTTTATTGCGCCTGCCGCTGCCGCCCTTATCGGCTTTCTCATGTTCGGCAACCTCGTCCGTGAATGCGGCGTGTTAAAATCCCTTTCCGACACTGCGCAAAAAGAGCTTACAAATATCATAACCCTGCTGCTGGGCATCACCATAGCCTTTACCATGCAGGCCGATGGGTTTATCACTGTGGATACCATAAAAATCATGGCCATAGGTTTATTCGCCTTTATTTTTGATACTATCGGAGGCGTGTTTTTTGCGAAATTCATCAATATCTTTTTAAAGAAAAAGGTTAACCCCATGATTGGAGCTGCCGGCATATCCGCCTTCCCCATGTCGGCCCGGGTTATTCAAAAAATGGCCCTTAAGGAAGACCCCCAGAATATTTTTCTTATGCACGCCGTAAGCGCGAATGTGTCAGGGCAGATTGCCTCTGTCATAGCAAGCGGCCTTGTCCTCAGCTTGATAACAAAGTTTATATAG
- a CDS encoding putative quinol monooxygenase, with the protein MVKVIATNYLNPDKAKDAEPIFRELIAATRKEKGCIEYRLFKKNGEPGVYVFIEEWESQPILDKHMASEHFTRLIPQIDKFKIKDMGVQILEEFK; encoded by the coding sequence ATGGTTAAAGTCATCGCAACGAATTATCTCAACCCCGACAAGGCAAAGGATGCCGAACCTATTTTCAGGGAACTCATTGCCGCAACCCGCAAGGAAAAAGGCTGCATCGAATACCGTCTTTTTAAGAAGAACGGCGAACCCGGGGTCTATGTCTTTATCGAAGAATGGGAGAGCCAGCCCATCCTGGACAAGCACATGGCTTCTGAACATTTTACCCGACTTATCCCTCAGATTGATAAATTCAAGATCAAGGATATGGGCGTGCAGATTCTCGAAGAATTCAAATAA
- a CDS encoding RNA methyltransferase has protein sequence MNRISINTENDEYQIIESLKLNRAKRAKAHEVFIEGIESIKQAIKANREITRIITARNAALSDWAKDVIAAQEKARNIEMPENLYQKLCDRQEASEMLVTAKIKLLKLNELLLPDKPFILLFDRPGDTGNLGSVIRSANAFNVDALFVLGHAADVYDPKTIRASLGSVFHTKIILVESFAELEAFIQNEKIRCGIKIYGTDTKGDMPLTEERLQRPVIVALGNEAKGISVALKNICDGIMGIPITGEVNSLNVASAASIFMWEVYKNS, from the coding sequence ATGAATAGAATCAGCATCAATACCGAAAACGATGAATACCAGATCATCGAGTCCCTCAAACTTAACCGGGCAAAGCGTGCCAAGGCCCATGAGGTTTTTATTGAAGGGATTGAATCCATTAAGCAGGCAATAAAAGCAAATCGTGAAATAACCCGCATTATCACCGCCCGGAATGCCGCTCTCTCTGACTGGGCCAAAGATGTCATTGCGGCGCAGGAAAAGGCGCGAAACATCGAAATGCCCGAAAACCTGTACCAGAAACTCTGCGACCGCCAGGAAGCTTCGGAAATGCTGGTTACCGCGAAAATCAAGCTGCTGAAATTAAATGAATTGCTACTGCCCGATAAACCTTTCATACTCCTCTTTGATCGCCCCGGCGATACAGGCAATTTAGGTTCTGTTATACGTTCGGCAAATGCCTTTAATGTAGATGCCCTTTTTGTTTTAGGGCATGCCGCTGATGTCTACGATCCCAAGACCATCAGGGCGAGCCTGGGTAGCGTGTTTCACACCAAGATTATCCTGGTCGAATCTTTTGCCGAGCTTGAGGCATTTATCCAAAATGAAAAGATCCGTTGCGGGATTAAAATTTATGGCACTGATACTAAAGGCGATATGCCGCTGACGGAAGAACGCTTGCAGCGTCCGGTCATAGTAGCCTTGGGGAATGAAGCCAAGGGAATCAGCGTTGCATTAAAAAACATCTGCGATGGAATAATGGGCATACCCATTACAGGCGAGGTGAATTCCCTGAACGTCGCTTCTGCGGCCAGCATCTTTATGTGGGAAGTGTATAAGAATTCCTGA